The region AGGGACACCACCGCATCGACCATGGTCAGGCCCGAACCGATGATCAGCACCGAGGACTGAGGGTCGAGCTGACGCATGGCGGCGACATCCCACGGATCCAGCGCCGCAGCGTTCAAACCGCTGGAGTCGGTCTGCGGCGTGCGCGCAGCCGGAAACATCCCCGTCGCCAATACCGCAAACGCCCCCTGAAAACGTTGACCACCACTCAAGGTCAGTTGCACAGAGTCGTGATGCGTTTGCAGATCAACCACCTCGCCTCGCACGTGCTCAACACTGGAGCCGTTAAACGCCCCCGTCACTTGCGCCTCTGCCAGGCGCTGTTGAACGTACAGCCCGAACATCCCCCGAGGCGGGAACAACTGGCTGACCGGGACCTGCTGCTGGTCCGATTCCGGCCATCCACCCGCCGCGATAAACGCGGTCAACCATTGAGTCAAATCATCCGCGTTATCCGGGTCAACGCTCATCCGCGCCGCGTTGCCGTTCAGCGTGTGCCCCAGCTCCACCGCACTGTAGGCTTCACCTCGCCCCAGTTCGGCACGGGGTTCAATCACCAGCACCTGACGCTTTCCCGGCAGGCGCAGCAACTGCGCCGCCAGCATCGCGCCGCTGAGGCCGCCGCCGATGATCAGGATGTCAGCGTGGCGGATGACGTCGTTCGTCTGTCCGCTTGGAGTTGGGTTCATGGCGTTCTCACGGTCAGTGTTTGCCTAGATAGATGTCGTGCAAATCGCCCCGGTCCAGCAGCGCTGAGGCCGTCCCGGACACCACCACTCGGCCAGTGTCCAGAACATAGCCATGGGAGGCGTACTTGAGCGCCACATTAATGTTTTGCTCGGCAATGAGGAAGCTCACCTGTTCGTCGCGATTAAGCTGGGCAACGATCTCGAAAATTTCCTGGACGATAATAGGCGCCAATCCCATGGACGGCTCATCCAGCAGGACCAACGTCGGACGTGTCATCAAGGCCCGGCCGATTGCGACCATCTGCTGCTCGCCGCCGGACGTCAGCCCCGCCTGGGTCTTGCGTTTGGTTTTCAACCGAGGGAACCAGGCGTAGATGCGTTCCAGCGCCATGGGGGGTATCAGTTGCAGCGGATCATTGACCGGGACCTGCGTCGCCTGACGAATCGCTGCATCACCGTTGCCGTGGTAAACGTCGTAGATGCCGAGCACATCGGCAATGAACAAGCCGTCGAACTTGCCGCGCTCAAGGATTTTCGCCAGATCGGTCCAGTATTCCAGGTCCTTGTACTGCCAGGAGCGATCACGCGGGTGCGCCCACAGACCCGGCGACTGATGCCCGACGCAGTTCATGTCAAAGGCGTTTAGACGAATTCCCCTGGCCATCAAACAGCACTCCCTGTCGATGAGGGATGAATGCCGTTGAGGCGAAAGTTGCCGATAAGGTGCAACTTCCAACGCAGTGGGTCATGCAGCGAGCCGGGCAATCCTGTGCGCTGGCCGGTGAACTCAAATTCGGCGTTGCTCGCGGCGTTAAGCGCGTCGGCGCTGGCGAGATGGGATTCGGCAACCGCAATGCTGATTTGCGCGTCGTCCTCACTCCCGCTCAAAAAGCTTTCGGCGCGCTCCAGCAGTGCGGCGGCGACGTCGATGCGGATGTGTACGTCGCCGACGCGGCTGATGACATACGGTTCAGCCGTAACTTGAGGCTGCTGGCGTACAAAACGCACGGTCGCCTCAAGCAGGCTGCGGGCGTTGTGCAAGTCATGCTGGGACTTGGTCAAGGATTGGCCAATCGATTGGGTCAAGGCGTTCATGATCGTATCCTCAGTTCCAGGCGTGGCGCGCGGGCTTCACGCCGTTGAGCAGGTAATTGCCGATCAGGTGATATTTCCAGCGCGCGGGGTCATGCAGGGTGTGGGTGCGGGCGTTGCGCCAGTGGCGGTCGAGGTTGTACTTGCCAAGCACCGAACGTGTGCCGGCTAATTCGAAGAGCTTGCTGCTGGCGAGCAAGGCGATGTCGGCGGACAGCACTTTGGCCTGTGCCACCACCACCGAAGCGCGGGCGACGGTGTCTTCATTGGCATTAAGCAACGCCGCATCAATCGCTTCGCCGGCCTTTTTCAGAATCGCTTCGGTGCCATGCACGCGCCATTCAAGGTCGCCAATCGCGAGGAGGGTAAGCGGGTCCTGCCAGCCGTGATCCTGGCCGCTGTCGATCCAGGGTCGTGCTTGCCGGGCGAAACGTTTGGTGTCCTCAAGGGCGCCGAGCGCAATGCCCGTGTCCACAGCGGCTTGGATAATTTGCGAGATCGGGCCGTCGGCGGTGGGTTCATCGAAGGCCCGGTGCGCGGGGATCACCGCACTGAGCGGCACTTTGACGGCATTGAGCGTCACGCCACCGCTGGCGGTGGTGCGCTGACCAAAACCGTCCCAACTGTCGATCACACTCAGGCCGGGGTTATCGCGTTCGACGAATGCGATAAACGCCTTGTTCTCTTCATCAACCGCCACCGTCGGCACGATGTGTGCGAACAACGCGCCCGTGCAATAGAACTTTTCACCATCGATATAAGCGCTGTCCTGATCGAAACGGATACGGGTTTCGAAGGCGCCGGCATTTTTGCTCTTCGATTCCGAGAACGCATTGCCGAAGCGATAGCCTTGCAGCACTTTGCCGAAGTAATAGCGCTTCTGCTCCTCGGTGGCGGTTTGCAGCAGGATGTCGAGCACGCCGAGATGGTTTTGCGGAATCTGTCCGAGGGACGAGTCGGCGGCCGAAATGATCTTGATCACTTCGGCGACGGTAACGTAGGAGACGCCCGCGCCACCGTATTCCTTGGGAATGGTGATGCCCCAAAGGCCGCTGACGGAGAACTCGTCGAGTTCGCCCACTGGCAGGCGTCTATCGCGATCACGCACACTGGCCTCGAGGGCAAATCGGGCGGCGAGCGCGTGAGCGGCGGCGATGGCCTCGGCGTCCGAACGAATGATGTGGGCGGTATGGGGTGACGTTGGCATGGGTCGACTCCGTGGTTCCGGGTGAATACCCAAGACCTTTTGCAGGAGTCGCGCCTGAATTTAAAAACCTTTTATTTCAGTAAGTTGGCGATTTATTCGAGAAACGCTTATAGCTTTAAAACAGCAAAATGTTCATCCACTGTTGGTCTACAAACAGTCAGATCACCACATTACGTACAAACCGCGTCGCCACCTCGCCCTCATTGCGATACGAATGCGGCTGGTTGCTGGCAAACATGAAGAACTCGCCCGCCGAGATTTTCTGCGGTGTGTCGCCCAGCATCAGCGTCAGGCACCCCTCGAACACATAGAGTTGCTCGCTCCAGCCATCGGCATCCGGTTCCGACGGGTAATGCTCCCCTGGCTCCAGGCGCCATTCCCACAGTTCGACTTCACGGGTGGCGGTGGCTTTGGCCAGCAACACCGCTTTACTGCCGGGGATCGTCCCGGCCCAGGCCAATTCGTTGATACGGCTGTGATCGCGGATATCAGGGGCCTGGATCAAATCACTGAAGGCGACGTCCAGTGCTTCGGCCACGCGATCAAGGGTGGTCAGGCTGACGTTTTTCTCGCCGGCCTCGATGGCCACCAGCATCCGGCGGCTGACCCCGGACTTTTCGGCCAGCGCGGTCTGGCTCATATCGGCGGCGTGGCGCAGACGCCGAACATTCTGGCTGACGTGCTGAAGGACCGAAGCCCGTTGCGGAAAATCTTTGTGCACTATATTGCTCACTTGGCGGGGTTGGGCAGTATACTGCGCAACATTCGGCGCATTGTGCGTCCCCCTCAAGCAGCGTGCAAGGCCATGACATCGGTGAACACCTCCCAGACACCCTCCCGCTTTTCAAGGTTCAGCAAGGCCGAATGCGTGCTGGTGTTGATTACCATGATCTGGGGCGGAACCTTTTTATTGGTGCAAAACGCAATGACCGTCAGCGGCCCGATGTTTTTTGTCGGTTTGCGCTTTGCCGCTGCGGCGTGTTTCGTTGCTCTGTTCTCCTGGCGCCACCTGCGCGAACTAACCTTCTTTGAACTCAAGGCCGGTGCCTTTATCGGCGTCGCGATCATGCTCGGTTACGGCTTGCAGACTATGGGTTTACAGACTATTCCCAGCAGTCAGTCAGCATTTATTACCGCGCTGTACGTACCGTTCGTGCCGTTGCTGCAATGGCTGGTGCTCGGACGCCGGCCGGGGCTGATGCCGAGTTTGGGCATCATGCTCGCATTTACCGGGTTGATGCTGTTGTCGGGACCGTCCGGGGCTTCACTGAACTTCAGTCCCGGTGAGATCGCCACGCTGATCAGCGCTGTCGCAATTGCAGCGGAGATCATTTTGATCAGCAATTTTGCCGGTCAGGTTGATGTGCGTCGGGTCACCGTGGTGCAACTGGCCGTCACGTCCGTGCTGTCTTTTCTGCTAGTGGTGCCGACACAAGAAGTGATTCCACACTTCTCCTGGCTGCTGCTGTGCAGTGCGCTGGGGTTGGGAGCCGCGAGCGCGGCGATTCAGGTAGCCATGAACTGGGCACAGAAAAGTGTTTCACCGACTCGAGCGACGTTGATCTATGCCGGTGAGCCAGTGTGGGCCGGGATCGCCGGACGCCTGGCCGGGGAACGGTTACCGGCGATTGCCTTGCTGGGCGCCGGGTTGATTGTGGCGGCAGTGATTGTCAGTGAGTTAAAAACCAAGGGCAAAAATCGCGAGCAGTGCGCGGACGCGCTGGAAGACAAAGTCGTCGACTCAAACAAGTGAGTTTTGCGCCTATATTCATTTTGAAACCCTGAAAAACACGCCACTTCCAACGACTGTGAAGGATCCTGCCACAGCTTCGCGTTTGGTGATCCTGAATGCGGCACGTATGATGCATCACAAACTTCCGCAGATTAGAAGCCTATGTCCCTGATAGTTCTACTGCTTCTGCCTTTTATTGGCAGCTGTCTGGCGGCCTTGCTGCCGCACAACGCGCGAAATACCGAATCGCTATTAGCTGGCCTGGTCGCCCTCATCGGCACCCTCCAAGTCGCCCTCCTTTACCCGCAAATCGCCCACGGCGGTGTAATCCGCGAAGAGTTTTTCTGGCTACCGAGTCTGGGGCTGAACTTCGTCCTGCGCATGGACGGCTTTGCCTGGCTGTTCTCGTTGATGGTGCTGGGCATTGGCACACTGGTCTCGCTGTACGCGCGCTACTACATGTCGCCAGATGATCCGGTGCCGCGCTTCTTTGCGTTCTTCCTGGCATTCATGGGCGCCATGCTTGGCCTGGTGATCTCCGGGAATCTGATCCAGATCGTGTTTTTCTGGGAGCTGACAAGCCTCTTCTCGTTCCTGCTGATCGGCTACTGGCACCACCGCGCGGATGCTCGCCGTGGCGCGTACATGGCGCTGATGGTCACCGGCGCAGGCGGCTTGTGCCTGCTGGCGGGGGTCATGCTCCTTGGCCATGTGGTCGGCAGCTATGACCTGGACAAGGTTCTGGCCGCCGGCGAGCTGATTCGCGCACATGCCCTCTACCCTATTCTGCTGCCCCTGATTCTGATTGGCGCACTGAGCAAAAGCGCACAATTCCCCTTCCACTTCTGGCTGCCCCACGCCATGGCGGCGCCCACGCCGGTCTCCGCTTATCTGCACTCGGCAACAATGGTCAAAGCCGGTGTTTTCCTTCTGGCACGGCTGTGGCCATCGCTGTCCGGCAGTGAAGAATGGTTCTACATCGTCAGCGGCGCGGGAGCCTGCACCCTGTTACTCGGCGCGTATTGCGCGATGTTCCAGAACGATCTCAAGGGTCTGCTGGCTTACTCGACCATCAGCCACCTGGGCTTGATAACCCTGTTGCTGGGCCTGAACAGCCCACTTGCCGCTGTGGCCGCGGTGTTTCACATTCTCAACCACGCGACGTTCAAGGCATCGTTGTTCATGGCCGCCGGGATCATCGACCACGAAAGCGGCACCCGAGACATTCGCAAGCTCAGCGGTCTGATCAAACTGATCCCGTTCACCGCTACCCTCGCCATGGTCGCCAGTGCCTCCATGGCCGGCGTGCCGCTGCTTAATGGTTTCCTCTCCAAAGAAATGTTCTTCGCCGAAACCGTGTTCATCAATGCCACGGCCTGGGTGGAGATGAGCCTGCCTGTTATCGCAACCATCGCCGGCACCTTCAGCGTCGCCTACTCGCTGCGTTTTACGGTCGATGTGTTTTTCGGCCCGCCGGCCACCGACCTACCCCATACCCCGCACGAGCCGCCGCGCTGGATGCGTGCCCCGGTGGAACTGTTGGTTTTCGCGTGCCTTGTCGTCGGGATCTTCCCTGCACAAGTAGTCGGTCCGCTGCTGGCAGCCGCCGCTCTGCCGGTCGTGGGTGGCACGCTGCCCGAGTACAGCCTGGCCATCTGGCACGGCTTGAACGCACCGATGATCATGAGCCTGATCGCCATGTCCGGCGGTATTGTGCTCTATCTGTTACTGCGCAATCAGCTCAAGCGCGGGCGCTTCAAGTACCCACCGATCATTGGCCTGTTCAATGGCAAGCGTCTGTTCGAGCGTAGCCTGGTGATCATGATGCGACTGTCGCGTCGGCTTGAGCGGCGTCTGAGCACCAAACGCCTGCAAACGCAGCTGTTCCTTTTGGTGCTCGCCGCCGTGCTGGCGGGGTTGGTCCCGATGCTCCACAGCGGCCTGAGCTGGGGTGACCGACCGAAAATTGCCGGTTCGATGGTGTTTGTGACCCTGTGGCTGCTGGCAATCGCCTGTGCCCTCGGCGCGGCGTGGCAGGCCAAGTATCACCGGCTCGCGGCCCTGACCATGGTCAGCGTCTGCGGCCTGATGACCTGTGTGACGTTCGTCTGGTTCTCGGCACCGGACCTGGCGCTGACGCAACTGGCGGTCGAAGTGGTGACCACGGTACTGATCCTGCTGGGCCTGCGCTGGCTACCGCGCCGAATAGAAGACGTCTCGCCGTTGCCGGGCAGCGTGCCCAGGGCGCGTATCCGGCGCCTGCGCGACTTGCTGCTGTCGCTCGCGGTCGGTATCGGCATGGCGTTGCTGTCTTACGCGATGCTGACGCGTCAGACGCCAAACGACATTTCCTCTTTTTACCTCAGTCGTGCCTTGCCGGAAGGCGGCGGCAGCAACGTGGTGAATGTGATGTTGGTGGACTTCCGGGGCTTCGACACCCTCGGTGAAATCACCGTACTGGTGGCCGTTGCCCTGACCGTGTTCGCCTTGCTTCGCCGCTTCCGCCCGCCGAAGGAAAGCCTGCGATTACCGGCGCAGCAACGCCTGCTGGCGCCAGACGTCGTCACTGATCTGGTTAACCCGCGCCATGCCAGCGACACCGCTCTCGGCTTTATGATGGTGCCTGCGGTGCTGGTGCGTCTGCTGTTGCCAATTGCGCTGGTGGTGTCGTTCTATTTGTTCCTGCGAGGCCACAACCTGCCGGGTGGTGGTTTTGTTGCCGGGCTGGTGATGTCCGTAGCGTTCATTCTGCAATACATGGTCGCCGGCACTCAGTGGGTCGAGGCACAAATGAACCTGCGACCGCTGCGCTGGATGGGCACCGGTTTGCTGTTCGCTACAGTGACTGGGCTTGGAGCGATGGCGGTCGGTTATCCCTTCATGACCACCCATACCTGGCGTTTCGCTGTGCCGGTACTGGGCGACATTCACATCGCCAGCGCGTTGTTCTTCGACATCGGCGTCTACGCCGTCGTGGTCGGTTCAACGCTGTTAATGCTCACCGCTATTGCCCACCAATCGGTACGCGGCCACAAAACCGCGTCTCACCCTAAATCCGTTGCTGCCAAAGGAGCCGTCTGATGGAAGAAGTCATCGCAATCGCCATCGGCGTCCTGGCCGCATCCGGTGTCTGGCTGATCCTGCGACCACGGACGTTCCAGGTGGTCATGGGGCTGTGCCTGCTGTCCTATGCCGTTAACCTGTTCATCTTCAGCATGGGCAGCCTGTTTATCGGCAAGGAACCGATTATCAAGGACGGCGTGCCCCAGGATTTGCTGCACTACACCGATCCGCTGCCGCAAGCGCTGGTCCTGACCGCCATCGTCATCAGCTTCGCCATGACCGCTTTGTTCCTGGTGGTGCTGCTGGCATCACGAGGCCTGACTGGCACTGACCATGTGGATGGCCGGGAGCCTAAAGAATGAATGCGATGACGCACTTGATCGCCGCACCGATTCTGCTCCCGCTGCTGACCGCCGCCATCATGTTGATGTTGGGCGAGAAACATCGTCCGCTGAAGGCCAGGATCAACCTGTTCTCGAGCTTGTTGGGCCTGGGCATTTCCGTGCTGTTGCTGCAATGGACGCACACCACCGGGGTGCCAGGGTCCATCGGGGTCTACCTGCCTGGCAACTGGCAGTCGCCTTTCGGCATCGCACTGGTGGTCGATCGTCTATCGGCGCTAATGCTGGTACTGACCGGAATCATCGGCGTCAGCGCCCTGCTGTTCGCCATGGCACGCTGGGACGGCGCCGGCTCAAGCTTCCACGCACTGTTCCAGATTCAGTTGATGGGGCTGTACGGCGCGTTTCTGACGGCGGACCTGTTCAACCTGTTCGTCTTCTTCGAAGTCTTGCTCGCCGCGTCCTACGGGTTGATGCTCCATGGTTCCGGCCGGGCGCGGGTGTCGTCAGGCCTGCATTACATCTCGATCAACCTGCTGGCGTCATCGTTGTTTTTGATTGGCGCCGCACTGATTTATGGCGTCACCGGCACCCTGAACATGGCTGATCTGGCGCTGAAAATCCCGTTGGTGCCGGAAGCTGATCGCGGCCTGCTGCATGCCGGCGCGGCGATTCTGGCGGTCGCGTTCCTGGCCAAGGCCGGAATGTGGCCGCTGAATTTCT is a window of Pseudomonas sp. DC1.2 DNA encoding:
- a CDS encoding XRE family transcriptional regulator, with protein sequence MHKDFPQRASVLQHVSQNVRRLRHAADMSQTALAEKSGVSRRMLVAIEAGEKNVSLTTLDRVAEALDVAFSDLIQAPDIRDHSRINELAWAGTIPGSKAVLLAKATATREVELWEWRLEPGEHYPSEPDADGWSEQLYVFEGCLTLMLGDTPQKISAGEFFMFASNQPHSYRNEGEVATRFVRNVVI
- a CDS encoding DMT family transporter, which encodes MHYIAHLAGLGSILRNIRRIVRPPQAACKAMTSVNTSQTPSRFSRFSKAECVLVLITMIWGGTFLLVQNAMTVSGPMFFVGLRFAAAACFVALFSWRHLRELTFFELKAGAFIGVAIMLGYGLQTMGLQTIPSSQSAFITALYVPFVPLLQWLVLGRRPGLMPSLGIMLAFTGLMLLSGPSGASLNFSPGEIATLISAVAIAAEIILISNFAGQVDVRRVTVVQLAVTSVLSFLLVVPTQEVIPHFSWLLLCSALGLGAASAAIQVAMNWAQKSVSPTRATLIYAGEPVWAGIAGRLAGERLPAIALLGAGLIVAAVIVSELKTKGKNREQCADALEDKVVDSNK
- a CDS encoding acyl-CoA dehydrogenase; this encodes MNALTQSIGQSLTKSQHDLHNARSLLEATVRFVRQQPQVTAEPYVISRVGDVHIRIDVAAALLERAESFLSGSEDDAQISIAVAESHLASADALNAASNAEFEFTGQRTGLPGSLHDPLRWKLHLIGNFRLNGIHPSSTGSAV
- a CDS encoding SfnB family sulfur acquisition oxidoreductase, whose amino-acid sequence is MPTSPHTAHIIRSDAEAIAAAHALAARFALEASVRDRDRRLPVGELDEFSVSGLWGITIPKEYGGAGVSYVTVAEVIKIISAADSSLGQIPQNHLGVLDILLQTATEEQKRYYFGKVLQGYRFGNAFSESKSKNAGAFETRIRFDQDSAYIDGEKFYCTGALFAHIVPTVAVDEENKAFIAFVERDNPGLSVIDSWDGFGQRTTASGGVTLNAVKVPLSAVIPAHRAFDEPTADGPISQIIQAAVDTGIALGALEDTKRFARQARPWIDSGQDHGWQDPLTLLAIGDLEWRVHGTEAILKKAGEAIDAALLNANEDTVARASVVVAQAKVLSADIALLASSKLFELAGTRSVLGKYNLDRHWRNARTHTLHDPARWKYHLIGNYLLNGVKPARHAWN
- a CDS encoding Na+/H+ antiporter subunit C, translating into MEEVIAIAIGVLAASGVWLILRPRTFQVVMGLCLLSYAVNLFIFSMGSLFIGKEPIIKDGVPQDLLHYTDPLPQALVLTAIVISFAMTALFLVVLLASRGLTGTDHVDGREPKE
- a CDS encoding monovalent cation/H+ antiporter subunit A produces the protein MSLIVLLLLPFIGSCLAALLPHNARNTESLLAGLVALIGTLQVALLYPQIAHGGVIREEFFWLPSLGLNFVLRMDGFAWLFSLMVLGIGTLVSLYARYYMSPDDPVPRFFAFFLAFMGAMLGLVISGNLIQIVFFWELTSLFSFLLIGYWHHRADARRGAYMALMVTGAGGLCLLAGVMLLGHVVGSYDLDKVLAAGELIRAHALYPILLPLILIGALSKSAQFPFHFWLPHAMAAPTPVSAYLHSATMVKAGVFLLARLWPSLSGSEEWFYIVSGAGACTLLLGAYCAMFQNDLKGLLAYSTISHLGLITLLLGLNSPLAAVAAVFHILNHATFKASLFMAAGIIDHESGTRDIRKLSGLIKLIPFTATLAMVASASMAGVPLLNGFLSKEMFFAETVFINATAWVEMSLPVIATIAGTFSVAYSLRFTVDVFFGPPATDLPHTPHEPPRWMRAPVELLVFACLVVGIFPAQVVGPLLAAAALPVVGGTLPEYSLAIWHGLNAPMIMSLIAMSGGIVLYLLLRNQLKRGRFKYPPIIGLFNGKRLFERSLVIMMRLSRRLERRLSTKRLQTQLFLLVLAAVLAGLVPMLHSGLSWGDRPKIAGSMVFVTLWLLAIACALGAAWQAKYHRLAALTMVSVCGLMTCVTFVWFSAPDLALTQLAVEVVTTVLILLGLRWLPRRIEDVSPLPGSVPRARIRRLRDLLLSLAVGIGMALLSYAMLTRQTPNDISSFYLSRALPEGGGSNVVNVMLVDFRGFDTLGEITVLVAVALTVFALLRRFRPPKESLRLPAQQRLLAPDVVTDLVNPRHASDTALGFMMVPAVLVRLLLPIALVVSFYLFLRGHNLPGGGFVAGLVMSVAFILQYMVAGTQWVEAQMNLRPLRWMGTGLLFATVTGLGAMAVGYPFMTTHTWRFAVPVLGDIHIASALFFDIGVYAVVVGSTLLMLTAIAHQSVRGHKTASHPKSVAAKGAV